A stretch of the Staphylococcus sp. NRL 16/872 genome encodes the following:
- a CDS encoding response regulator transcription factor, with protein MAKVILIDDHHIVRQGLEFLLSTVEDLEVQASFADGQSFIDDLKENALPDIILLDLVMPGMNGIEVTEFVKKNYPEIKVLVLTSYVDDEHVMSALNKGADGYEMKDVEPQKLINTILQVLNDEKVIHPEAKNVMASMSQKPHFNNKLSKREIEVLREMVKGKTNKEIASTLFVSEKTIKTHVSHIFNKLEVTDRTQAAIYAIENKLI; from the coding sequence TTGGCAAAGGTAATTTTAATCGATGACCATCATATTGTAAGACAGGGTTTAGAATTCTTACTGTCTACAGTAGAGGATTTAGAGGTACAAGCGAGTTTTGCAGATGGTCAAAGTTTCATAGATGATTTAAAAGAGAATGCTTTACCAGATATCATTTTATTAGATTTAGTTATGCCTGGAATGAATGGCATAGAAGTTACAGAATTTGTTAAAAAAAATTATCCAGAGATTAAAGTACTAGTCTTAACGAGCTACGTAGATGATGAACATGTAATGTCAGCGCTTAACAAGGGTGCAGATGGTTATGAAATGAAAGATGTTGAACCGCAGAAATTGATTAATACCATTTTACAAGTGTTGAATGATGAAAAAGTTATTCATCCTGAAGCGAAAAACGTTATGGCTTCTATGTCTCAGAAACCACATTTTAATAACAAATTGTCTAAAAGAGAAATTGAAGTATTACGTGAAATGGTCAAAGGTAAAACAAATAAAGAAATTGCATCTACATTGTTTGTGTCTGAAAAAACGATTAAAACACATGTCAGCCATATCTTTAATAAATTAGAAGTAACAGATCGTACGCAAGCAGCTATTTATGCAATTGAAAATAAATTAATATAA
- a CDS encoding HIT family protein, translating to MAETVFGKILTGEIPSYKVYENEYVYAFLDISQVTKGHTLLIPKKASPNIFETDEETMKHIGVAIPKVANAIKKAFNPDGLNIVQNNGEFADQSVFHLHFHFLPRYENDIDGFGYKWNTHEEEIDDNKKKEIADQIKAQFE from the coding sequence ATGGCAGAAACTGTATTTGGCAAAATTTTAACAGGTGAAATTCCAAGTTATAAAGTATATGAAAATGAATATGTTTATGCGTTTTTAGATATTTCACAAGTAACAAAAGGTCATACTTTATTAATCCCCAAAAAAGCGTCTCCAAATATTTTTGAAACAGATGAAGAAACAATGAAACATATTGGTGTTGCAATTCCTAAAGTGGCAAATGCTATTAAAAAAGCGTTTAACCCTGATGGTTTAAACATTGTTCAAAATAATGGCGAGTTTGCTGATCAATCAGTATTCCATCTTCATTTCCATTTCTTACCACGCTATGAAAATGATATTGATGGTTTCGGTTATAAATGGAATACACATGAAGAAGAGATTGATGATAATAAGAAAAAAGAGATTGCAGATCAAATTAAAGCTCAATTTGAATAA
- a CDS encoding AAA family ATPase: MIIKSLEIYGYGKFVERKITFNDSFTEIYGENEAGKSTIQAFIHSILFGFPTKKEKEPRLEPRMGNQYGGKLTLIFDDKSEIVVERIKGRAQGDVKVYLENGLIRDEAWLKKKLNFISKKTYQGIFSFNVLGLQDIHRNMDEKQLQNYLLEAGALGSSEFTSMGNMIAQKKATLYKKAGKNPILNQQIDDLKKLETQIRTEEAKLDEYHRLIDDKDKSQRHLKHLKDNLTQLSKMHESKQKELAIHPQAQEWKNLEQQLNIEPLKFPEKGIERYETASRYKQTLEKDISLQEERLKQMESDFNAINIPSNEVVNNFYRLAHEESDIKQTELKIAALNKDIDTSQREQQTLKTNLGWQDVHHEADTSEAMKNYVSHKIKERNEQENQKQQIERTISEITIEQEAITKEIKSLEKDLVSEKSLEKKKEYNQQKLELQEKENLYNKLKETFENEKESKNKRQKWLRLSFIILSLVGLGLTIFSFATANMIFGIIFTILTILFIVGIIITKSKDVDYSQTFNDEIDSLKQQIKDLESKYDLNFDLDQQYHLRERWNNATKNNDVLTNKSTHQQHLLEKTNKELNELSSNLQEVKSDIKLPEKMTDDLLMGSFTMMNQLKTNDNHLKKLIQQRDELNQKVTSFYKKAQNQISHELPNFNKVSLFNDMKNWLATYESNKDKKNQLQNQLQLLGNEIKQLKLRLTENEEIIQTLFKFVHVKNETDYYQYYEQYQQYQQNLARFNDLTTYLENHHFSYEDSSNLSSKTTVQMEDEDQLLAQQVDDYNDQYLDKQMEVSELTAQINQMETDKTLSQLRHNYHSLKNRMNDIAKDWASLSYLETLVNEHIKQIKDKRLPQVINEAINIFKSLTNGNYTLITYENDSIMVKQQNGQMYHPLELSQSTKELLYIALRISLIKVLRPYYPFPIIIDDAFVHFDKQRKSMMLNYLRELAYDYQVLYFTCTKDTTIPSKEMLILNKIEEGGKR, from the coding sequence ATGATCATTAAATCACTCGAAATTTATGGGTATGGGAAATTTGTAGAACGGAAGATTACTTTTAATGACTCATTTACAGAAATTTATGGTGAAAATGAAGCTGGTAAATCTACCATTCAAGCATTTATACATTCAATTTTATTTGGATTTCCAACAAAAAAAGAAAAAGAGCCACGTTTAGAACCCCGTATGGGCAATCAATATGGTGGGAAACTTACCCTTATTTTTGATGATAAATCAGAAATCGTCGTCGAACGTATTAAAGGACGTGCCCAAGGAGATGTAAAAGTTTATCTTGAAAATGGACTTATTCGTGATGAAGCATGGTTAAAAAAGAAATTAAATTTCATCTCTAAAAAAACATATCAAGGGATATTCTCATTTAATGTTTTAGGATTACAAGATATACATAGAAATATGGATGAAAAGCAATTACAAAATTACCTATTAGAAGCAGGTGCGCTAGGGTCATCAGAATTTACTTCTATGGGCAATATGATTGCGCAAAAGAAAGCCACACTTTATAAAAAAGCAGGCAAAAATCCAATTTTAAATCAACAAATAGATGATTTAAAAAAATTAGAAACGCAAATTAGAACTGAAGAAGCTAAACTAGATGAGTATCATCGTTTAATAGATGACAAAGATAAATCGCAACGCCATTTAAAACATCTAAAAGATAACCTAACTCAACTTTCTAAAATGCATGAGAGCAAACAAAAAGAGCTCGCAATCCATCCACAAGCGCAAGAGTGGAAAAATTTAGAACAACAGTTGAATATAGAACCGCTTAAATTTCCAGAAAAAGGGATTGAACGATACGAAACGGCTTCACGTTATAAACAAACACTTGAAAAAGATATTAGTTTGCAAGAAGAGCGTTTGAAACAAATGGAAAGTGATTTTAATGCCATAAATATACCTTCCAATGAAGTGGTTAATAACTTTTATCGATTAGCTCATGAAGAGAGTGATATTAAACAAACTGAATTAAAGATAGCTGCACTTAATAAAGATATTGATACATCCCAAAGAGAACAACAAACATTAAAAACGAATTTAGGTTGGCAAGATGTGCATCACGAAGCAGATACTTCTGAAGCAATGAAGAATTATGTAAGCCATAAAATTAAAGAACGTAATGAACAAGAAAATCAAAAACAACAAATTGAGAGAACTATTTCCGAAATTACAATAGAGCAAGAAGCTATAACTAAAGAAATTAAAAGTCTTGAAAAAGATTTAGTTTCTGAAAAGTCTCTTGAAAAGAAAAAAGAATATAATCAACAAAAACTTGAACTTCAGGAAAAAGAAAATTTATATAATAAATTAAAAGAAACATTTGAAAATGAGAAAGAAAGTAAAAATAAACGTCAAAAGTGGTTAAGACTTAGCTTTATTATTTTAAGTTTAGTTGGTTTAGGATTAACTATTTTTTCATTTGCTACAGCAAACATGATATTTGGAATAATATTTACTATACTCACAATATTATTTATTGTTGGTATAATCATTACTAAATCAAAAGACGTCGATTATAGTCAAACATTTAATGATGAAATCGACAGTTTAAAACAACAAATAAAAGATTTAGAATCAAAATACGATTTAAATTTTGATTTAGATCAACAGTACCATTTGCGTGAGCGATGGAATAATGCTACTAAAAATAATGATGTTTTAACAAATAAATCAACACATCAACAACATTTATTAGAAAAAACAAATAAAGAACTAAATGAGTTATCTAGTAATCTACAAGAAGTTAAATCAGACATTAAATTGCCAGAAAAAATGACAGATGATTTATTAATGGGTAGTTTTACTATGATGAATCAGTTGAAAACAAACGATAATCATCTGAAAAAACTAATACAACAACGTGATGAATTAAATCAAAAGGTTACTTCATTTTATAAAAAAGCTCAAAATCAAATTTCACATGAATTACCTAACTTTAATAAGGTTTCTTTATTTAATGATATGAAAAATTGGTTAGCTACTTATGAAAGTAATAAAGATAAGAAAAATCAATTGCAAAACCAACTTCAATTATTAGGAAATGAAATCAAGCAATTGAAACTTCGCTTGACTGAAAACGAAGAAATTATTCAAACGCTATTTAAATTTGTTCACGTAAAAAATGAAACAGATTATTATCAATATTACGAACAATATCAACAGTATCAACAGAACTTAGCTCGCTTCAATGATTTAACTACGTATTTAGAAAACCATCACTTCTCCTATGAAGATAGTTCTAACTTAAGTAGCAAAACAACTGTCCAGATGGAAGACGAAGATCAATTATTAGCACAACAAGTAGATGATTATAATGATCAATATTTAGATAAACAAATGGAAGTAAGCGAATTAACTGCGCAAATTAATCAAATGGAAACAGATAAAACATTATCGCAACTACGCCACAATTATCATAGCCTAAAAAATAGAATGAATGATATTGCCAAAGATTGGGCAAGTTTAAGCTATTTAGAAACGTTAGTTAATGAACATATTAAGCAAATTAAAGATAAACGATTACCACAAGTTATTAATGAAGCAATTAATATCTTTAAATCTTTAACAAATGGTAATTATACGCTGATTACTTATGAAAATGATTCGATTATGGTAAAACAACAAAATGGGCAGATGTATCATCCATTAGAACTAAGTCAATCAACAAAAGAATTGCTATACATTGCATTACGTATTAGCTTAATTAAAGTGTTACGACCTTATTATCCATTTCCAATTATCATTGATGATGCGTTTGTACATTTTGATAAACAAAGAAAATCAATGATGTTAAACTATTTAAGAGAGTTAGCATATGATTATCAAGTGCTTTACTTTACATGCACAAAAGATACTACAATTCCTTCTAAAGAAATGCTGATATTAAATAAAATAGAGGAAGGCGGTAAACGATGA
- a CDS encoding YlbF/YmcA family competence regulator — MAVNLYDYANNLEQALRDSDEYKAIKDAFSKVKNNEESKKLFDEFRETQLNFQQKQMQGEEIPEEDLAKAQEQAQAIEKDENISELMQAEQKMSQVFQEINQIIVKPLDEIYAD, encoded by the coding sequence ATGGCAGTAAATTTATATGATTATGCAAATAATTTAGAACAAGCATTAAGAGATAGCGATGAATACAAAGCAATCAAAGATGCTTTCTCTAAAGTTAAAAACAATGAAGAATCTAAAAAATTATTTGATGAGTTCCGTGAAACTCAATTAAACTTCCAACAAAAACAAATGCAAGGGGAAGAAATTCCTGAGGAAGATTTAGCTAAAGCTCAAGAACAAGCTCAAGCAATTGAAAAAGATGAAAATATTTCTGAATTAATGCAAGCTGAGCAAAAAATGAGCCAAGTATTCCAAGAAATCAATCAAATTATTGTTAAACCTTTAGACGAAATTTACGCTGACTAA
- a CDS encoding peptidylprolyl isomerase — MKIMNKLIVPVTASALLLGACGNHATDSESNTLISSKAGDVKVKDVMNKIGDDQIASTSFSIALNKILADKYKDKVDTKDIDEDIKKEEKQYGGKDQFESMLKQQGMSLDDYKEQKKLAAYQKQLLSDKINVSDKEIKDDTKKASHILIKVKSSDSDKEGLSDKKAKAKAEEIQKEVEKDPSKFGKIAKKESMDSSSAKKDGSLGYVVKGQMVSSFEKALFKLKEGQVSDVVKTDYGYHIIKADKEDDFDKEKSKLKTKIIEQKVQKNPKLLTNAYKDLLKEYKVDYKDRDIKKAVENTILNPDKLKQQQSQQDSSSAGLSS; from the coding sequence ATGAAAATTATGAATAAATTAATTGTTCCAGTAACAGCAAGTGCCCTGCTATTAGGTGCTTGTGGTAATCATGCCACTGATTCGGAAAGTAATACACTTATTTCTTCTAAAGCTGGAGATGTTAAAGTTAAAGATGTAATGAACAAAATTGGTGATGACCAAATTGCAAGTACTTCATTTAGCATTGCTTTAAACAAAATTCTAGCAGATAAATATAAAGACAAAGTCGATACAAAAGACATTGACGAAGATATTAAAAAAGAAGAAAAACAATATGGTGGTAAAGATCAATTTGAAAGTATGCTTAAACAACAAGGTATGTCATTAGATGATTACAAAGAGCAGAAAAAATTAGCAGCTTATCAAAAACAACTATTATCAGACAAAATCAACGTATCTGATAAGGAAATTAAAGATGACACTAAAAAAGCGTCACATATTTTAATTAAAGTTAAATCAAGTGATAGTGATAAAGAAGGTCTAAGTGATAAAAAAGCTAAAGCAAAAGCTGAAGAAATTCAAAAAGAAGTTGAAAAAGATCCAAGTAAATTCGGAAAAATTGCTAAAAAAGAGTCAATGGATTCTTCTAGTGCTAAAAAAGACGGCTCATTAGGTTATGTAGTTAAAGGACAAATGGTTAGTAGCTTTGAAAAAGCCTTATTTAAACTTAAAGAAGGTCAAGTTTCAGATGTTGTAAAAACAGACTATGGTTACCACATAATTAAAGCCGATAAAGAAGACGATTTTGACAAAGAAAAATCTAAACTTAAAACTAAGATTATTGAACAAAAAGTTCAAAAAAATCCTAAATTATTAACAAACGCATATAAAGATTTACTTAAAGAATATAAAGTGGACTATAAAGATAGAGATATCAAAAAAGCTGTTGAAAATACAATTTTAAATCCTGATAAATTAAAACAGCAACAATCTCAACAAGATAGCTCATCTGCTGGCCTATCTTCATAA
- a CDS encoding DUF3267 domain-containing protein, producing the protein MFLCKQQIDIHARFGVPRVAFLSFATTVIAFFVSYEIMYYFVDTPLSDKYFLVLLFFVFLMYPIHKSIHLLFFLPYLKSFRAHKLNKKRFLPYFNTYVSTPVHKIYFCINLIIPFLTITSILIFLTTRFPEYGHYFMFLLALNLGISVMDFLYLKIIIFSNEGQFIEEHQTGISILNKVPYHTTF; encoded by the coding sequence ATGTTTCTATGTAAACAACAAATCGACATTCACGCTCGTTTTGGAGTGCCAAGAGTAGCTTTTTTAAGCTTTGCAACCACTGTAATCGCTTTTTTTGTCAGTTACGAAATCATGTATTATTTTGTGGATACACCTTTATCAGATAAATACTTTTTAGTTTTGTTATTTTTTGTATTTTTAATGTATCCCATCCATAAATCTATACATTTGTTATTCTTTTTGCCTTATTTAAAGTCTTTTAGAGCACATAAACTGAACAAAAAGCGTTTTTTACCATATTTTAATACTTATGTTAGTACGCCTGTACACAAAATTTACTTTTGCATTAATTTAATTATACCCTTTTTAACTATTACGAGTATTTTAATCTTTTTAACTACACGCTTTCCTGAGTATGGACATTATTTTATGTTCTTATTAGCGTTGAATTTAGGAATATCAGTTATGGACTTTTTATATTTAAAAATTATTATTTTTTCAAATGAAGGTCAGTTTATTGAAGAACATCAAACTGGTATAAGCATTTTAAATAAAGTGCCCTATCATACTACTTTTTAA
- a CDS encoding DUF445 family protein, with translation MQAFLVILFMVVVGAVIGGVTNVIAIRMLFHPYKPYYIFKMRIPFTPGLIPKRRDEIATKIGQVIEEHLITESVIHNKLNEPNTRATINEFVIEQLSKLRSDDATIRNFAYRFDIDIDQLINDKLDSIISNKLNQYYNEHRQAPIKDILPQEAITMIDDKMENVGDLLCERARHYLASDKGARDIYDMLDTFFAEKGKIVGLLQMFMTKESIADRIQHELIRLTSHPKAKGIIDQVIHNEYETLKNQSLGQVVKEDQFSKISESTTQWLTSYLNLNDKVNTPFSQLAPQFIKYLELEVANKITHLIVEQASKHVSTIMEKINLRKLVEDQINTFDLDYIEKLIIEIANKELKLIMSLGFILGGIIGFFQGLVAIFV, from the coding sequence ATGCAAGCTTTTTTAGTAATACTTTTCATGGTAGTAGTGGGGGCAGTAATTGGTGGTGTAACTAATGTTATCGCGATTCGTATGTTATTTCACCCTTATAAGCCTTACTATATTTTTAAAATGCGTATTCCATTTACGCCAGGACTCATTCCTAAACGAAGAGACGAAATTGCAACCAAAATTGGCCAAGTCATCGAAGAACATCTTATTACAGAGTCTGTAATTCATAATAAATTAAATGAGCCTAATACAAGAGCAACGATTAATGAGTTTGTGATTGAGCAACTATCTAAACTTAGAAGTGATGATGCAACTATTCGAAATTTTGCATATCGATTTGATATTGATATAGACCAGTTAATTAATGATAAATTAGATTCCATAATTTCTAATAAATTAAACCAATATTATAACGAACATAGACAAGCGCCTATTAAAGACATTTTACCTCAAGAAGCCATTACAATGATTGATGATAAGATGGAGAATGTTGGAGATTTATTATGTGAAAGAGCACGTCATTATTTAGCTTCAGATAAAGGTGCGCGCGATATATATGATATGTTAGATACCTTTTTTGCTGAAAAGGGGAAAATTGTTGGTCTGTTACAAATGTTTATGACTAAAGAGAGTATAGCCGACAGAATTCAGCATGAATTAATACGTTTAACAAGTCATCCTAAAGCAAAGGGCATTATTGATCAAGTGATTCATAATGAATATGAAACGCTGAAAAATCAATCTTTAGGACAAGTTGTTAAGGAAGATCAATTTTCAAAAATATCAGAGTCTACAACACAATGGCTAACGTCTTATTTAAATTTAAATGATAAGGTGAATACACCATTCAGCCAATTAGCACCTCAATTTATTAAATACTTAGAATTAGAAGTTGCTAATAAGATTACACATTTAATTGTTGAACAAGCTTCTAAACATGTCTCAACAATTATGGAGAAAATTAATTTACGTAAATTAGTTGAAGATCAAATTAATACCTTTGATTTAGACTATATTGAAAAGTTAATTATTGAAATCGCTAATAAAGAACTTAAATTAATTATGTCATTAGGATTTATTTTAGGAGGAATTATCGGTTTCTTCCAAGGACTAGTCGCAATCTTTGTCTAA
- a CDS encoding helix-turn-helix transcriptional regulator gives MDRQSFTDLIQTKFKMVRIEAGYTQDTMAQTIGLSKKTLVQIEKERVLPNWTTCVSICALFRDSDVLNNTFGCDPLEIVQTISRNHCAYPNHSTTSDIYWNTIETRNGFILQSNKVSNIYRVLNSEKQPIFGTAKLREAETYFNRNAKEELMHV, from the coding sequence ATGGATAGACAGAGTTTTACAGATTTAATTCAAACAAAATTTAAAATGGTAAGAATTGAAGCGGGCTATACGCAAGATACTATGGCTCAAACAATTGGCCTTTCAAAGAAAACATTAGTTCAAATTGAGAAAGAACGTGTGTTACCTAACTGGACAACTTGCGTATCAATTTGTGCATTATTTAGAGATTCTGACGTATTAAACAATACGTTTGGTTGCGATCCACTTGAAATTGTACAAACAATTTCACGTAATCATTGCGCATACCCTAACCATTCTACAACTAGCGATATTTATTGGAATACAATTGAGACACGTAATGGTTTCATTTTACAAAGTAATAAAGTAAGTAATATTTACAGAGTTTTAAATTCTGAAAAACAACCCATTTTTGGTACGGCAAAATTAAGAGAAGCTGAAACTTACTTTAATAGAAATGCTAAGGAAGAATTAATGCACGTCTAA
- a CDS encoding YtxH domain-containing protein, translated as MKVTRVLFGIGVGVASGIAVSWMNRDDRGVTKGDTTGDNVPTGARSELEREIESIKRSFHNIIDYSKQVKDDGVQYGSEIGDEFKTLIGDFKSDINPNIEKLQSHIENLQNRGEEISNTFSKDKK; from the coding sequence ATGAAAGTAACACGCGTATTATTTGGTATTGGTGTCGGAGTAGCAAGTGGTATTGCTGTTTCATGGATGAACCGTGATGATCGTGGTGTAACCAAAGGAGATACTACAGGAGATAACGTTCCTACTGGTGCTCGCTCAGAATTAGAACGTGAAATTGAATCAATTAAACGTAGTTTCCATAATATTATCGATTATAGTAAACAAGTCAAAGATGATGGCGTTCAATACGGTAGTGAAATTGGTGATGAGTTCAAAACATTAATTGGTGACTTTAAATCAGATATTAATCCTAATATTGAAAAGTTACAATCGCATATTGAAAACCTTCAAAATCGCGGTGAAGAAATTAGCAATACATTTTCAAAAGATAAAAAATAA
- a CDS encoding DNA repair exonuclease, which produces MIKFIHCADLHLDSPFKSKSYLAPNIFEDVQNSAYESFKNIVDIALKEEVDFVLIAGDLFDNENRTLRAEVFLKEQFKRLEKEQIFVYIIHGNHDPLTKRITDDWPDNVSVFSNRVETYQAITKNGETINIHGFSYQNNASYENKIDEYPSSQGVNGIHIGMLHGTYSKSSIKDRYTEFILEDLKNKLYHYWALGHIHERQELSDMPPIHYSGNIQGRHFGEQGEKGCLLVEGDSLQLTTKFIPTQYIRFDTATIEIKKTNKQSIYEAIQDFKDSVRHKGKAFYKLTLDIDSEMAISPQDISQIKAMTDEYEENENHFIVIEDLIFNYIQNEDPPLVREFSNELISDSKLFEDAMTELYLNPRASKYLDDYTAFNKVELVDRAEKLLKEDMRGDNNDH; this is translated from the coding sequence ATGATTAAATTTATTCACTGTGCTGATTTGCATCTTGATAGCCCTTTTAAATCCAAAAGTTATTTAGCACCTAACATTTTCGAAGATGTTCAAAATAGTGCTTATGAAAGTTTCAAAAATATTGTAGATATTGCTCTGAAAGAAGAGGTTGATTTCGTCCTTATTGCTGGAGATTTATTTGATAATGAGAATCGCACATTACGTGCAGAAGTGTTTTTAAAAGAACAATTTAAACGTTTAGAAAAAGAACAAATCTTTGTATATATCATTCATGGTAATCATGATCCGCTAACTAAAAGAATTACAGATGATTGGCCTGATAATGTTTCTGTTTTTTCAAATCGAGTAGAAACATATCAAGCGATAACTAAAAATGGTGAAACTATTAATATTCATGGTTTTAGTTATCAAAATAATGCAAGTTATGAAAATAAAATCGATGAATATCCTTCGAGTCAAGGCGTGAACGGCATACATATTGGTATGTTGCATGGTACGTATAGTAAATCAAGTATTAAAGATCGCTATACTGAATTCATTTTAGAAGATTTAAAAAATAAATTGTATCATTATTGGGCATTGGGTCATATTCATGAACGTCAGGAATTAAGTGATATGCCACCAATTCATTATTCAGGTAATATTCAAGGTCGACATTTTGGCGAACAGGGAGAAAAAGGATGCTTGCTTGTTGAAGGGGATAGTCTTCAATTAACTACAAAGTTTATTCCAACTCAATATATTCGCTTTGACACAGCTACGATTGAGATCAAGAAGACGAATAAACAAAGTATTTATGAAGCAATACAAGATTTCAAAGATAGTGTGCGCCATAAAGGGAAAGCCTTCTATAAACTTACTTTAGACATAGATAGTGAAATGGCGATATCACCACAAGATATTAGCCAAATTAAGGCGATGACTGATGAGTATGAAGAAAATGAAAATCATTTTATAGTCATTGAAGATTTAATATTTAACTATATTCAAAATGAGGATCCACCTCTTGTACGAGAATTCTCAAATGAATTAATTAGCGATTCTAAATTATTCGAAGACGCAATGACTGAATTATACTTGAATCCGAGAGCTTCAAAATATTTAGACGATTATACTGCTTTCAATAAAGTTGAATTAGTCGATCGAGCAGAAAAATTATTGAAAGAAGATATGCGAGGTGACAACAATGATCATTAA
- the yhaM gene encoding 3'-5' exoribonuclease YhaM, protein MRNVEKLNPGDSVENFFMIHRATQGVTAQGKDYMTLFLQDKSGDIESKLWTVTKEEMKILKPEEIVWVKGDVINYRGRKQMKINQIRLAKPEEGFKTQDFIDGAPLTPAELQEEISHYILDIENANLQRITRHLLKKYQERFFTFPAASSHHHNFASGLSYHVLTMLRIAKSLCDIYPLLNRSLLYSSIILHDLGKVRELSGPVATTYTVEGNLLGHISIASDEVAEAAKELGIEGEEVMLLRHMILAHHGKMEFGSPKLPHLKEAEILFFIDNIDAKMNMFEKAFKKTEKGQFTERIFGMENRQFYNPEKLD, encoded by the coding sequence ATGAGAAACGTAGAGAAATTAAATCCAGGAGATTCAGTAGAGAATTTCTTCATGATTCATAGAGCCACACAAGGCGTTACTGCTCAAGGAAAAGACTATATGACGCTTTTCCTTCAAGATAAAAGTGGGGACATTGAATCAAAATTATGGACAGTAACAAAAGAAGAAATGAAAATTTTGAAACCTGAAGAAATTGTTTGGGTTAAAGGTGATGTGATTAATTACCGAGGTCGCAAACAAATGAAAATCAATCAAATCAGATTGGCTAAACCTGAAGAAGGGTTTAAAACACAAGATTTCATTGATGGTGCGCCTTTAACACCAGCTGAATTACAAGAAGAAATTTCACATTATATTTTAGATATTGAAAATGCGAATTTACAACGTATTACGCGTCATTTATTAAAAAAATATCAAGAAAGATTTTTCACTTTCCCAGCAGCAAGTTCACATCATCACAATTTTGCAAGTGGTTTAAGCTATCATGTTTTAACAATGCTTCGAATTGCTAAGTCGTTATGTGATATTTATCCACTATTAAATCGCAGTTTACTTTACAGTTCTATCATCTTACATGATTTAGGTAAAGTCAGAGAGTTAAGTGGACCTGTAGCTACAACATATACAGTAGAAGGTAACTTACTCGGCCATATTTCAATCGCGAGTGATGAAGTGGCTGAAGCTGCTAAAGAACTGGGAATAGAAGGCGAAGAGGTTATGTTATTACGTCATATGATTTTAGCGCATCACGGTAAAATGGAATTCGGTTCTCCGAAATTACCTCATTTAAAAGAAGCAGAAATTTTATTCTTTATTGATAACATCGATGCTAAAATGAATATGTTTGAAAAAGCCTTCAAAAAAACAGAAAAAGGCCAATTTACCGAACGTATTTTTGGAATGGAAAATCGCCAATTCTATAATCCAGAAAAATTAGATTAA